gtgttattatttttagatgACCCGTCTTGTGCTACCAAGAATGTGTGAGAGGTGAGTTATATGATGGGGCTTCCATGTTTTGCGACATTACTGCAGTCAAAATATTCCTGTAGTAAATGATGGATGGTGGCACCGAGCTACTCAGGGAATCTTTATATTTAACAACACCCCTCCACCCTTTTCTTTTAGAGCAGTATTTAGGAGATGACTGTAACAAAAGATGGCtttttttaggggggggggggacaagaAATCTTCACCTAGCATTTTCCATGACTGcatctctttccctctcctttGTTCGCAATGCTGACAAGCTTTCAATTCACACAAAGTGCTCTTCCCACCAGATTGGCTGCTGCGTTCCCATGTGATTCCTGCCAGCCAATGGTAGTGCAGGCACATTTGGTGCCGTGTGAGGCTGGAGCGTCTCCACTACATCACTGCAGCAACCGGCTGCCATGGCAACGCAAACAGCCACtaccacactgtgtgtgtgtgtgtgtgtgtgtgtgtgtgtgtgtgtgtgtgtgtgtggtatcaCTTTGTAATTGTCGGTGCAATAAGCATGCATAGACACAGGGCTTCCACGGGTAAAAATCTTATTCTGTGGATTTGATGATTAAAAATAAGGTCTTAAAGTGTAGCCATTGATCTGTGATCAATGTTTCAGGAAAGCTTTTTAATGTAGGATTGTCATGATACTGAAATTCCAGGTTTGACTTAggctttgtttgcttgtttgttttgatgtggcAAATATGCAAGTAAAAATCAACCCTGTAATGTGTAATTTTAAGTGATGATTGTTCCTGGAACTTGATGATCTCTGTGTGCTGTAGCCCAAAAAGAGCCATCTTCATTTCACATACAAAATAAGTTCAACATTTACCTTCCTGTGCTTTCCCCAGGTCCAAAGGTGTTATCCTAAACATCTCCTCTGCCAGTGGCATGTACCCATTGCCTCTGCTCACTGTCTACTCTGCAACTAAGGTATGTACAGTGTGTTTGGCACTTCTAAAGAGGCAAGACTTCTTTTCTAGGAAATGagaagatgaacacaacctttttttttttttctttttctttttttttctttttttttgtttgtatattttgGACTGTCTTAGTAATTTTGGCGACCTTTCATTCGTGCAGGCGTTTGTGGATTTCTTCTCTCGTGGCCTTCAGGAGGAGTACAGACGTCAGGGGATCCTCATCCAGGTAAGTAGAgtctgagaaacatgacaatcATTGAAGCCTGGATATGAGTCTATGATCTATGAGAGACTAACTAGGAGCTTTCATAATTTGTCAGCGTGTGTGcacattaacttttaaaaatgttgtacaAAATCATGTAAAGGTCATTAAAAGCTTTTCTGAACTTCACTCTTTTGGACACAAAGTAAAGACTGGAGTGGCTGTTAGACCAAAGTCAGTCAGCCCTATTCTTGAAACAGAATCTTGCAAGTTTTGGAAATCTTAATGCACTTAGGTTTTTAATAACAAAGTTAAACATCTTTTTTCAAAGAGTCTTCATTGAAGGAGTAATGAAATGAACACACAGAAGTGTTCTGCTTTTAatgagaagcttttttttttttttttaaacctgatgttccacataaagctggtttgttctgtttttagaACTCTGTAGTCTTCACTCATGTGGCACCTTGTGGTTGGACCAGGTATAGGAGTTTAAGTATAACACAAAGTTCAGggtctgccttttgttttttttccttgcatTCCAAATCATCACTTTACAGCAAAGATTTTGTCTTTTGGGTTAAAGAGCATGTTACATATTAAATATGGCTTACCCGAAGTTAGTTTAGCTTTCGTGATTTAAACAGTCTGCTGGGAGTGCTTTGCATATTTTCTAAGCTtgctgcatcttttttttttttttttcttgctcctGCAGAGCGTGCTCCCCTTCTTTGTGGTCACTAAAATGACTCGTATCAAGAAACCCACCTTGGACAAGCCCACCCCAGAGCGCTATGTAGCAGCTGAGCTCACCACTGTGGGTCTGCAAAGCCAGACCAATGGCTACTTCCCTCATGCTGTCATGGTAAGAGATGGCAACCTCAACAAAATTAGTAATGTTGATAGATGTGCAAAATGTTGGGGCCCAAATGAATAATTCTTATTGAAAAGCTTGAatgctgaacacattttaaagttgcagtttaaattcattttaattgtGAATCCAGGGCTGGGTGACCACCAAGCTGGTTCCAACCAGCATTGTTATCTTCCTGGGAGCCACAATGAACCGCCTGCAGCGTACGGGATACCTGCAGAGGAGGAAACTGCGAGAGCAGAAGAACGGACAGAGTTTGAAAACTGAATAGGACTGTGGCTGATGACGCTGCCAGCAGCCACATTGTTGTGACCCACTGCAGCATTTAAGGAAGAGGGGAATGTGTATGATTTATCCGCCAGGGTTGCCTGAGATTTCACCTTTTGTTCCTACAGTAAATTTGCACATCAGGGCACGTGTGGCTCTGACTAAAACTGCAACCTTCTATCCTTATATTTATCTGGGCAGACATGACCAAAGAAGCTTGGAAGTGAAATGAGGATAAAATGCTGCTTTTGGAAAAGGACATTGATATTAGTCACTGACACTGATGGTGGAAATGATACAGCCAAAAACAGAGGGATTTGTTAACCCTGCTGTTGTAAGCAGTGGAAAATGGTGGTGGGCAtctttttatatacatttatagGCTACAccaatcagccacaacattaaaacgaCTTGCTGAAAATTGATTAGGTATATCTTGTGCTGTTAAAACTGCTCCAGACTGTCTGCATGGACATGGGACCACTGAATTGTTTGCAGCAGATTATTTGGTGCTGTGGGTTGACTGGTGCGTCTGTGTCAGTCTTTCTGGCATAAACCACGAATGCTCATTCAGATAAGGATCTGGGGAATTTGAAGGCTGAGTCTATATCCTGGATTCTGCTGTATTCCTTGAACTTTTCCTGAGCAGGTTTATGTATTATGGCAGGACGCACAGTCTTGCTTTAGGGGCCTTAGGGGTATGCTCGGTCtgcataaatgtttaaaatttatattgtggaaaaataatcaaatttattCACCTTACTTGGTGGTTTAAATGTTGTGGCTGAACGGTATTTATgatctatttattttatatttgtatgaACACAGAAGCCAaactctgactttaaaaaaaaaacaacaacaaatttttAACTTAGTTCTATTTACAAATTGAGCTGTTAAATGATGGCAGTGCCTGCTTTCTGTTGTGCCAGTTTATTTGCACCACTGAGCTCATCTTATGTtgcctccttttctttctttctttttttttttttctgattgaatgtttaaaatgacacTTTGTGGTGGGTTTTTAATTGCATCAGTGTAATATTTGTTGTAAGCCAAAGCATCTGATGGTTAACTGCCTTTCTTCTGGCATTAATGATGGAAATGGTCTGATTTTGTGAACGGGTGCTTAATGGTTCCATTTATTATGAAAGGATGTTAACTGGTGCTACGTCCAAAGGAACTACtgaattgttctttttcttaCTACTCTaatcagttttttgttgttattttgtttttttgtttgtctgttttttccactgttttttttttttttttttttttatctgattatGTTGGATAGATCATTAATTGTGTGGCAAATTTACATCCAGTTAGAGTTGAAATGACAAAgtggaacattttttttacatgaagaCTGGTTCACATGACACCAAATGTTGGCTGTGAAAATGGGGgaactgtttctctttatttcccAAATCAGTCCCCCATATTGAGCTGTACCTCAACTAAGTGGCTTTTCTAGCGCCATTCATTTCGTAGAGATCCAAACTGGAATATTTACATCAAAATGCACTGTTTACATTTATCTTGCCGATTGCAACTTGTCTTTTCTACTGTTTGTTAATAAAAGCTTTAGCCTGGTTTAGCTCTTGCCTGGTGTTTGGTCTTGCAGATTTTTAACGACTTTAAAAATCTGTGATAAGAAATCACAATATAAAAGTCTTTATTTCTTGATGTAGCAAATTTAATTTCCAGACTTGgggaaattcagtttaattatATAGCACTAAATAACAAGTTATTAGCAATTGTTAAATAATATTACAAAGAGAAATCCTACAATCATATTACCAAATATGTGCTCCCTATGAGCAAATTCTTAATATGATTAGAGGAAAGAATGGACCCTGGAAAAATCATGTGCCAGTAACTTAAGTTCAGGAACACGGATCTGTTGGAGGCATGCAACGGGAATCCCTGTAAGGAGAATGAAAAGTGGACAGGCTCAGAATATCCTGGAAAGTCTAATGCCTAAAGCATAGTCCCCTAATCAAGCCTTATCCTAAAAACATTTTGAAGCCCAATCTTATTAAGCTTGAAAAGGGAAGCTTATTAATTGACAACTGTCTTGCCTTCACCTGCACCATTTGGATATTCTAATGAATGATGGTCActaattaaaatgatttatttaaattgtTAATTCTCACTGTCTAGAAACGTTCATTGTGTCCATGTGTTAATATACGTTCACTTTTTATGTGTtctacaaaaatgtattattagttTTATTCGTGACATAGTTCACATTAAATTGtgctaaaaatatattttaaaaaaagagcggGAGAGAGGAGAGCTAGAGACGGAACTATAGTTTCACATCTCGGTTCCAGGTAGGATTTATTTTCCCTGTTACACTCTTGCCATGGCTGACAGCGCTAcagcttaaattaaaaaaaaaaaaaaacatcttctcTTAGTTCTGTAGATATGCTTTAGCGACCACTTGGGTAAGTCattcaagttttttttcccaacatTAGTTAGTCCTGGTATTTTTCTTACGAAGtatgacatttaaaaagtgttatttaaagtaacttttTGTTACGTATACTGAGCACCAAGCTAATCAAGTATTTCAGTTAAGAATAGCCAGTTTACTATCGAAATTATCCTTTAACTAAAAGGGACAGAAATTATTTCGTTTAATTATCGAACAATTTATTAAAAGCTGCTTTGTTCAATTTGATGGCTGCATATTTTATTCTCAGAAACCTTAAGATTCTACGACAAATCCAAAAAATTGTGCTTTTCATTAGGCACAGAGGGAAAAGAACGTAGTACAACTACCACTCGAACAAAATATATAACTCACAACATCTGATTACGCATCACAAAGGACTGCAGATCTGAGCAGCACTCCACGCACTcacataaagggaaaaaaaactgcatgcaGGGGTAGACATTGATAAGACATTAGTAGGAGTGCCATTCTCCGTTCGACTTATAGAGTAGTATTTGGATAGTGGCAGagtggattttaaataaaattatgaagacGTGAttgaaatttagattttttggaTTGTGGTAACTATACagaaattacagccattttttatACAAAGTTGCTCAGAGGTTAAAAGGTAATTGGACAAATGGATGATAAGCAGTTTCAGGGCCAGGTGAAGTCTGTTCTCTCATCTCATGATGGACTAAGAAGATAACATTTCTGGAGTTGTTTCCTTGCTTGCATATGATGTCTTTATTCTGGAACTCTCAATATGTGGTGTGAAAGAGTGATGCAAGTGTAGAAAATTCTCACAGAGGTAGGTCTATGGATCTCAGTCAATGGTGTACTTAGAGTCTACAGTCCAGAGTCACCTTCATGAATGTAAATTTACAACAAGGTGTAAATCACTGGTTACACGTAAAAACAAGATCAGGCTTTGTCCGAAAACATCTAAAACAGCTTTCACACTTAAGCTAAAAAAAATTCTGCGAACACATAAAAGCAATCTTAACCAGAATGACGGgaacagaagaagagaaataactCACGATTATAAGCATAACACATTATCTGTAAAACATTGTGGAGATAATGTTATTGTGTGGGCACATATGGTTGCCACTGTAACCgggtcactagtgtttattgttAATGTGACTGCTGGTACATATAGCAAGATGAATTGTGAAGTGTACAGGACTATACTCTCTGCTCATGTTCAGCCAAATGCGGCAAAACTGGTCAGGACTTGCAAATGTATGATGAGCCAAAATAACCcgcaaaagcaacccaagagtttttcaaggaaaagaaattaaatattcttCAAAAGCTGAGTTAGTCAGTCACCTGACACTTGGAGGAAACTTTAAATTACTGATGACAAAGGTGAAGACTGGGAGACCCACAACCAAGCAGCAATTGAAGGTGGCTCTCAAAGGCTGTGGGTTCTAGATTTAAGACAGTCATTAACTATAAAGCAGTATTAAAAACAGTCCTTATGTTTACAATTGTATTAATTTATCCAATTAATTTTGGGGGGCTATATATacgaaaaacatttaaaaagctatAACTCCTAAATTTTTAATGCTGTATTTTTGTTAAGCCCCTTGAATTAAAGAAGGAAATCTTGATAGATGAACTGAACTCCAGTGTGGTGTTGTACAGGTGGGAGAATATTGTCCAAATACTTCTGGTTGTAAAAGATCTTTATCAGTTCTGATATTGACTCttcatgatttgtttttgtctcattaTCTCACAGTGTTGAAACTGCTGAATAGAATAAAGGCTCACATGCGTGAAAACGTTCCACTGTCAAATGTTTGACATTCCCGTTTTGCAATGTACAGCTGTCAAAAAAAACATGCCAGCATTGACTAAAAAGCTTGATAAGCTTGAGATTAGAGTCAGGTAGCTAAGATAATCTAGAACTGGTTCTTAGTTAGGAACTGTTCTCGATTCTTCCCTAGTGTCAGTTTGTGTGAATTCCTTTTTATGATATGGCGTGTACAGAGCCAGTTTCTGTGTTCAAATAAAGAAATCCTATAGTTGTGAATGAAtctgtttctcttctttctcacaTCATAGACTTGATGTGATGTCAGATAAGCGTCAGCGTGCCAGAGTTCAGGGCTGCTGGGCGAAACGACTGCCAAAACACTCAAGTCCAACAGGTAAATCAAAGTGTAGTGTGTACTGTGAAATGCAGGATTTGCATGCTTTTGCCAGCTCAGGTCATTCATAGAGGtagataaaaaatatatatatataaggaattttcttcctctcttatGAAATACAGTTATGTGTTTACGTAAATAAGTGTGATAAATTGGGCTGACATTTACGTAGGAAACAagatttttattctgtttttttaaacaggtgcAGGCCCAAATTGCAATGAATCCAAAAATGCCAACGTGGCCTCTGGTTCTTGGGGTTTTGGGCCTCAGAAAACAACTAAAACCTTTGAGTTTCTCCAGCCCTCCCAGGTAGACTGTCCACGTGAAGAAGTCAAAATGAGTCTTTGCTgccaataaaaatgaatgtgaggatactactttttatttttttttcctttattgcaGCCAATTAGAGATGTGCCACCAGAGAAGATGATAGAGTAAGTTACTAATTTCAATCTTTACTTccacagatttgtttttatgacagaTAACGTTTTTAATCACACAATTTTTAAGGTGGCTTAGTGAGTCCTCTACTACATACTTTTAACGTGATTCATTTTGTTCTGGTCAGACAGGCAGGTGATTTTGAGATCAGCCATGGACCATCAGGGGTGTCCAGGTGtgtaaaaaacaattaaatggaAAATAGCTGAATGTGTGTTTATTGAACATTGCACAAATCAGTGCCTGAGTTTTAAATCCACTAGGTGGCAGTGGTCGCATAATATATATGCTTTTTCTTAATAAAAGTCATGCTTTTTACTTTATGGTCCCcagtaaaacacataaaatgagctttgtttttaataattaagtATATTTCATAACTTGTGCTTTATTATATAGTGGAAGGTACAATTAGGCTATTTTCACATAGATTTTTAGCATGtcaattttgattttattgttattagaaAAATCTGATTTACAGAGAGACAATGTTATTGTAGTCTGTATTTTGTTACCGAGGTTCAGTTTGAATTTTAGCAGGTCATTTTGTGAGCTTAACAGAATGGTTGTAGTGGATAATAAACCAAAAGTAACTGTCAGTCATTTGATTTTGCTATTTGATCTGGATGTTGAAAAATTTTACTATTTTACACAAGAGCCTtttccctgtgtatttaaggTTACACGTTCATATTGTTAAGGAGGAATTTTATGCCTTACAGAAATAATTGGAATGCCCAGACTTTAAACTCTTAGAAAACCAGGGTAAAGTACATACTGTATACTCTTACTTTATGTTTATGGGGATTTAGTCTGTGTCTATTTATCTTTCATCTGTCGAGGCTGCGGCTGCTGCCTGGATTTCTCTCCCCAGAAGAGGCCGACTGGATGTTCAGTAAGCTGCTTGCAGAGCTTCCATGGTCCCAAAAGACCAACTACAGACAAGGTGAGCACTGGTTTCTTAACAGTGTAAACTAGGTGAAATGTGAGTTTGTGGTTTGTAGAGAGGAGCGTGAAGAAGGATTCCCCACTGCAGGAAGTTTGCTGTTGGATTCAGGTTTGTTCCTGTTTCATGTATGTGCAGTGGTGaccttttaaaacagtttttggtACATGTATTTTAAAAGTACTTAAAGATCTCTAAAtaataaatggtaaaatggtaaatggcctgtatttatatagcactttttactagtccctaaggaccccaaagcgctttacatatccagtcatccacccattcacacacacattcacacactggcgatagcaagctacattgtagccacagccaccctggggcgcactgacagaggcgaggctgccggacactggcgccaccctggcaacgggtgaagtgtcttgcccaaggacacaacgaccgagactgtccaagccggggctcgaaccggcaaccttccgattacaaggcgaactcccaactcttgagccacaatcgcccagAATAACAGAATACTTTTTGTTGGCAATAGATTTGGGTAATTGTTTAatatactcttttttttaaaattatagctTTTTAATGCAAAGTTTTCCAAATCCAACTAGGTGCCTTGCTCATGTGGTAATTTGTGtatgaactttattttgaaaaaaaagctGACACTGAGAACACTCACATTGTATTCCATATACGGTGACAGACGATATACAGGGGAATGTGCTGAGATGAAGCCAGACTTTGCCTCACAATCGTCCTTTTCTCTCAGCTGGCTCTTGTCCATCTTTTGTGCAATTCTGCAGTAGCTacacagcaaacaaacagaatgaTGAAGACAAGTGGTCATGATTTCCAAACACTCACCACAGACACAGGGTGTGAAATCATCAATGTTTGGGTTAAGGAAGAGTGGAAAAAGAAGTGGTGGCTGGCTCTTTAATGTATCACCACTCCTTCATTTATCCTGCCCTGCTTTAAAACAACCTTTAAATGCACTGACTCAGTTTTTCCGATCATTTGGTCTCACAACTTTGAAATGGATACTTTGAATGGGTTTGGCTTTTGCTTATCTTTCTGGCATTTGAGAGttgataaataataatgtaataatgtaataattcaGCACCATAAAAAGCAATGGCTGCTCAAgcagtttgttttggtttcaccGTATTCTGATACCAGACGGCTGGCCAAAATACACCGAAGGCAAAAAATTGTTTCTTGGAAGAGAACTATTGGTTTCCCAAGAAAGGGAGGTACACTCAGACccacagaggaagacagagaaatTGGATTTAGATGTTTACGTGACCCCTGTTAGAAAACCAGTGACAAAACAGGCGATTATTGTACATGTTTGTTAGACACTGAAGAGAAAATCCAGTAAGAACAAATTTGTCAGTTTTCTGCCCTGACTGAATTGCCTTCATCAAATTACTGACGCAATATAGAGATTGATTTGATGGTTTACTCTATGAAACTGTCCACAGGCAGAGGTCTGGATTGGGGTTTGAGTGGTTGAGTGTTTTATACTCAAAAGACCAATCCATCCATTTCTGCAGTTTATCTGGGTCTGGGTTGTTGTGGACATCAGTCTAAACAGAAacacccagacctccctctttcTGGCCACATCCTACAGCTCTTTAGGGAGAATACCAAGATGTTCCCAAGCCAGCCAAGAGgtgtaatctctccagtgtctCCTGGGTCTGCCTTCTCCCTCACCTATAAGGTACCCATAAGGCATCCTGGTCAGATGCCCATCTCAAATGGCTCCTTTAGATGTGGAGGATCAGCAGCTCTACTCCAAGACACTCTTGAAGGGCCGAGCCCCCCACTCTATCCCTAGAGCTGAGCAAAGCCACGctatggaagcttgtttctacAAGTGTACCCACCCCTGCCTCTCACTAAGGTGCAACTCCAGAGTGAAACAGAATCCatcccctctccaggagactggttgtAATTGTGTGTTCAGGCAAGCCTTACCATATCTAGCCAGTATCTCTCCACCTGAAGCGGTAGCTTAGACTTCTTCGTGTTCATGGGAGGTGGTGTTCCATATACCCAAAGCCCGTTTCAGCAAGTTTGAATCAGACCGCCAAGTCCCCCGCTTTTGACTGCCACCTGATTGCCTCCACAAATCACCACATCattgtggtggaggggtttgtgtacTCTGGTGATCCTAGGTCCCATATTGTTAGGGCATTTTgtccctggtagggtctcccaagGCAAATTGGTTCTAGATGAAGGGACAGACGAAGTGCGATTCACAAGACCTTTATGTAGGAAAAACCAGTGGGCCAGTGTACCACACTCAGATTAGGGTTAACGGAGCCAGACCCAAGGGTGGGCCTTGTCAATGAGCATCTGATGGTTGGGAATTAGCCTGCAGTGCTGGTCAGGCTCAGCTCAAAAGAGCCACATGGACACATTTCCTGTGGACCAACCACATGCAGGAGGGACCGTAGGGGCCCGGTACAGTGTGCATCAGATAAAATTTCTGTTATTAACCCGGAAATACTAGCACAGCTCTTTTATTTAAGCTTTCAAATAACCacgttatttttttgtgtgtgtgtgcactaaGACTGGGTATCAAATATCAGCAGATTTTAAATATTCACAGAAATGTGTCCCCCACTGTGCAATaccaaaaaaaacttttgtcTCTTGTTTAATCTGGGCAATTTCCTGATCTGTTTGGATGTGTGCGTGTATTCTGGTCCAGGTGAAGCATACGAGGAACCCAGGCTGACCTGCTGGTATGGAGAGCTCCCATATACCTATGCTCGCTCCACAATGGCTGCAAACATGCAGGTTTGACAACTGTAACAAAAATgtgacagaatttttttttttcacacaatcTCTGGCAAAGTCTTTGGTTTGTAGTCTAATTGTAGGGAGAATAAAAATTGATCTAAACAGAGTGAAATATTTGCTTTTGttatattattttaacattgagTCTTTCATTTTCCTCATTCATCATTCTGTTTTTCTATCCTTTTGTCATACATTCATTTGCTGAACTCTGCGTATTGTTCTTGCTTTTTCCTCCAAGTGGCATCCATTGCTGGTAAACCTTTGCAAGGCAGTGGAGCATGCGACTGGATGTAGCTTCAACTCCCTGTTGTGTAACTTGTATCGGGATGGCCATGACAGCATTGGCTGGCACAGTGACGACGAAGCCTCATTGGGTCCCAAGCCAACTATTGCTTCTCTTAGTCTGGGCGACACCAGAGTCTTCAGTCTCCGCAAGCAGCCTCCACCGGTGAGTTAGCTCACTGGGTTTCATTCTTAActataataaaaacaagatgaaaGTATTCTGGTAAGATGAGATCGTCTCACAACTAACTTAACTTGTGAAGAAAGGCAAGACAAGTTGGGAAGTGATCCAATCAGAAGTAATCTCCTTGTGCATTAAAGTTAGATGGACACATTTGATCTGCCTCAGGAAACAGTACAACTTGGGAGGAAGAGTGAAGCAGATTAATGGACACATTTCACATTCAATGCCCAAAAAAATGAGATGCTTTGCAAACTGTGTGAAGCAAAGCATCAGCATTAGGTGTTTGCATATAGACTGAAGATTAACCTTTGGactgcactgtgtgtttttgtcctttaGGAGGAGAAGGGTGACTACACTTACGTGGAGCGGATTCGGATTCCTCTGAGTCATGGCACACTTCTGCTGATGGAAGGAGCCACACAGGACGACTGGCAGGTAGGCTCCACCAGGCAGGCAATAAAGTTAAGCCTTGATTACGCTCTCCAAGCCCGCTAAGGTTTGCTTAGGGCTGAGTGATGTAAACTTTGTCATCaaaaagtgagtgtgagtgtAATAGTAATCGCTACTAAGCTGCTGGGTCTTCAGTGAGTATGACCAAAGCTTTATTCAAAGAGAGTCCAGCTACAGGATAGATTCAggcagaaattaaaaatactttttattcaaaaatgtcTCCCTTTCAGGTGCCGGGTCATTCGCACTACACCAGGGGTGTCTCAAGGGCCagtttcctgcaggttttagatttgtccttgatccaaaacagctgatttaaatggttaagcatgtcttgaagttctccagaagctgctaatgaactcatcatttgattcaggtgtgttgacccagggtgagatctaaaacctgcaggacacaggcccctgaggcctggagttcgataCCCCTGCACTACACGTTGCCAGATTTATTTGTTAGCTAACTCACATTACATATTAGAAATCAACTATACACATATTATGAGTTGGTTCCTGTGTTCCATTTGTAAGGATAAAgtgcagaaaaatgaaaatataaaactcACATATTATTACTTCAATGTTTGGCTTAGCTGTTGGACCTAATTAACCTGCTTGGTAACAATGATTTTATCCATTATACTATATTTACTGTCAAAATGAACAACATACATCTTCAGATGATAACAGAAGAACACTGATAGTTTGTTTTTAAGGTTCTTTTCAGCCTGTTTTACATAGATAGTTTTGTACTGTGATGCTTTTGTAAATTATCTTTCTTGCACAAACTAAGTTATTATTAAAACAGCAACCTTGAAAAAAACACTTCTAATGAAACACTGGACATTCACACTGAATAGTCTCCTCGCTGTTGTGCGATAGAGGAGTGTTAGTGCTTCTGACTCACCATGTGAGCATATAGATGTGTGGTGAAGGCAGTCAGGTTCCTCTTGCCTGGACAACCAGTAACAAGGATGAATGGAGAGGCCTGGAGAGAAGAGTAAGGCTTCAACCTAATGAgagtcttctttcttttcttttctttttttttacgatCAAAGTCAGAGCAGCCAGATTTATATGAGTGCAAGGCTCTTGTGTATGTAACAGAGAGAGTAGCTGGGTTCTGTTGAAAATAACTGGATCACACTCAGGTATGAGAATGAGTTATTACAGCATATTACAGCTGCTTGAATTTCATTATGGCCAAATCTGTTTGCAGAGCAGGTAAAATGGGCCATGCTGTTTAGgtatctttttaaactttgttcAAGGATGCATAGCAAAACATAGACGCTTGGAGAGACGCTCACACTTGGctcttaattcctatgaaaGCAATAAGGACACTTTCATATTTTCACTGGACTATACAGAgttgtgtggagaaaaaaaattccacCTGACTGTACATATATAAAACGGTTTATTACATAAGCAAATTTAAACAAGTTTTGTCCACCGCT
This Astatotilapia calliptera chromosome 7, fAstCal1.2, whole genome shotgun sequence DNA region includes the following protein-coding sequences:
- the alkbh3 gene encoding alpha-ketoglutarate-dependent dioxygenase alkB homolog 3, with translation MSDKRQRARVQGCWAKRLPKHSSPTGAGPNCNESKNANVASGSWGFGPQKTTKTFEFLQPSQPIRDVPPEKMIEQAGDFEISHGPSGVSRLRLLPGFLSPEEADWMFSKLLAELPWSQKTNYRQGEAYEEPRLTCWYGELPYTYARSTMAANMQWHPLLVNLCKAVEHATGCSFNSLLCNLYRDGHDSIGWHSDDEASLGPKPTIASLSLGDTRVFSLRKQPPPEEKGDYTYVERIRIPLSHGTLLLMEGATQDDWQHQVAKEYHDRGPRINLTFRTIYPEPEGQRPGTKMRFTAK
- the hsd17b12a gene encoding very-long-chain 3-oxoacyl-CoA reductase-A isoform X2, with product MRLLSANLTLAHKKLRSAFFLFLWIHSRGSWCCVTGAVVTGATDGIGKSYAEELARRGFAMMLISRSQEKLDDVARSIEEQFKVETRTIAVDFGKTDIYSKIEEGLAGLEIGVLVNNVGVSYPYPEYYLHIPDLDNFITNMINVNMTSVCQMTRLVLPRMCERSKGVILNISSASGMYPLPLLTVYSATKAFVDFFSRGLQEEYRRQGILIQSVLPFFVVTKMTRIKKPTLDKPTPERYVAAELTTVGLQSQTNGYFPHAVMGWVTTKLVPTSIVIFLGATMNRLQRTGYLQRRKLREQKNGQSLKTE
- the hsd17b12a gene encoding very-long-chain 3-oxoacyl-CoA reductase-A isoform X3 gives rise to the protein MPHIVVTGATDGIGKSYAEELARRGFAMMLISRSQEKLDDVARSIEEQFKVETRTIAVDFGKTDIYSKIEEGLAGLEIGVLVNNVGVSYPYPEYYLHIPDLDNFITNMINVNMTSVCQMTRLVLPRMCERSKGVILNISSASGMYPLPLLTVYSATKAFVDFFSRGLQEEYRRQGILIQSVLPFFVVTKMTRIKKPTLDKPTPERYVAAELTTVGLQSQTNGYFPHAVMGWVTTKLVPTSIVIFLGATMNRLQRTGYLQRRKLREQKNGQSLKTE